In Candidatus Cybelea sp., one genomic interval encodes:
- a CDS encoding nuclear transport factor 2 family protein has translation MTPAEEQNKAMALQAFETLFNKRDYAAAERFWSPGYIQHSAHIPPGREGLFDLVRAAPATMRYENSKIVVNGNLVMMHGRFSGLGNVPNWIAADILLVDGDGRLAEHWDVIEDEASRESSKSGLPMYGDTFPN, from the coding sequence ATGACACCGGCAGAAGAACAAAACAAGGCCATGGCTTTGCAGGCATTCGAGACACTATTTAACAAGCGCGACTACGCCGCGGCCGAACGCTTCTGGTCGCCCGGCTACATCCAGCACAGCGCTCACATTCCTCCGGGGCGGGAAGGCCTCTTCGATTTGGTCAGGGCCGCTCCAGCGACGATGAGATATGAGAATAGCAAGATCGTCGTGAACGGCAATTTGGTAATGATGCACGGGCGGTTCTCGGGGCTCGGCAATGTGCCGAATTGGATCGCGGCCGACATTCTTCTCGTTGACGGCGACGGTCGCTTGGCCGAGCACTGGGACGTTATCGAGGACGAAGCTTCGCGCGAATCGTCCAAGAGCGGTCTTCCCATGTACGGCGACACATTTCCTAACTAG